The following proteins are encoded in a genomic region of Ornithodoros turicata isolate Travis chromosome 6, ASM3712646v1, whole genome shotgun sequence:
- the LOC135396751 gene encoding large ribosomal subunit protein uL4m-like isoform X2, whose amino-acid sequence MSRDDRIAIATKQRASMAAVFASSVVRLFRSTQGRVLQRFYSVELPITSQNEQAPASTELTVPSRPSLPIITSRDLAYPSKFTKNREAWVENLDTVESEKLGMVPLNPLVFGAFPRIDLLHWNVHWQMNYKRVDWATTKSRAEVRGGGRKPWPQKGLGKARHGSIRSPLWKGGGVAKGPRGPKTYFFMLPFFSRVKGLITALSTKFAQDDLKIVDSLDLPSDDPKFLEELVDERIWGPSVLFVDDTDYVPKNIALACDEIKHMNIMPVYGLNVYSMLKHDTLVITLSALEKIEERLLFHLNRTDVREAMSRLRKPRL is encoded by the exons ATGTCACGGGACGACCGTATCGCCATCGCTACCAAACAACGAGCAAGCATGGCCGCTGTTTTTGCTAGCAGCGTCGTCCGACTATTTCGATCTACTCAA GGACGAGTTCTCCAGAGGTTTTACAGCGTCGAGCTTCCAATAACGTCGCAGAATGAACAAG CACCTGCCAGTACGGAGCTCACTGTGCCATCACGGCCTTCCCTCCCAATCATCACTTCTCGGGACCTGGCCTACCCATCGAAGTTTACCAAGAATCGTGAGGCCTGGGTAGAGAACTTAGACACTGTCGAATCAGAAAAGCTCGGAATGGTGCCCCTCAACCCTCTTGTATTTGGTGCATTTCCCAG GATTGATCTTTTGCATTGGAACGTTCACTGGCAAATGAACTACAAGCGAGTG GACTGGGCAACAACAAAATCACGGGCAGAGGTTCGTGGTGGAGGTCGTAAACCCTGGCCTCAGAAGGGACTGGGCAAAGCACGACATGGCAGTATTCGGTCACCTCTTTGGAAAGGAG GTGGTGTTGCCAAAGGTCCTCGAGGCCCAAAAACCTATTTTTTCATGCTGCCGTTCTTCTCCAGGGTCAAGGGGCTTATAACGGCATTGTCAACCAAGTTTGCTCAG GATGACCTCAAGATTGTTGATTCCCTAGACCTGCCTTCGGATGACCCAAAG TTCCTAGAGGAACTCGTAGATGAGAGGATATGGGGACCTTCCGTACTTTTTGTCGACGA CACGGACTATGTGCCCAAGAATATTGCATTGGCTTGTGACGAAATCAAGCACATGAATATTATGCCAGTATATG GATTGAATGTCTACAGCATGCTAAAGCACGACACGCTGGTGATCACACTATCTGCTTTGGAGAAGATTGAAGAGAGATTACTTTTCCATCTGAACAGAACAGACGTAAGGGAAGCCATGTCCAGACTAAGAAAacctcgtctttga
- the LOC135396751 gene encoding large ribosomal subunit protein uL4m-like isoform X1, with amino-acid sequence MSRDDRIAIATKQRASMAAVFASSVVRLFRSTQNLTAQGRVLQRFYSVELPITSQNEQAPASTELTVPSRPSLPIITSRDLAYPSKFTKNREAWVENLDTVESEKLGMVPLNPLVFGAFPRIDLLHWNVHWQMNYKRVDWATTKSRAEVRGGGRKPWPQKGLGKARHGSIRSPLWKGGGVAKGPRGPKTYFFMLPFFSRVKGLITALSTKFAQDDLKIVDSLDLPSDDPKFLEELVDERIWGPSVLFVDDTDYVPKNIALACDEIKHMNIMPVYGLNVYSMLKHDTLVITLSALEKIEERLLFHLNRTDVREAMSRLRKPRL; translated from the exons ATGTCACGGGACGACCGTATCGCCATCGCTACCAAACAACGAGCAAGCATGGCCGCTGTTTTTGCTAGCAGCGTCGTCCGACTATTTCGATCTACTCAA AATCTCACCGCACAGGGACGAGTTCTCCAGAGGTTTTACAGCGTCGAGCTTCCAATAACGTCGCAGAATGAACAAG CACCTGCCAGTACGGAGCTCACTGTGCCATCACGGCCTTCCCTCCCAATCATCACTTCTCGGGACCTGGCCTACCCATCGAAGTTTACCAAGAATCGTGAGGCCTGGGTAGAGAACTTAGACACTGTCGAATCAGAAAAGCTCGGAATGGTGCCCCTCAACCCTCTTGTATTTGGTGCATTTCCCAG GATTGATCTTTTGCATTGGAACGTTCACTGGCAAATGAACTACAAGCGAGTG GACTGGGCAACAACAAAATCACGGGCAGAGGTTCGTGGTGGAGGTCGTAAACCCTGGCCTCAGAAGGGACTGGGCAAAGCACGACATGGCAGTATTCGGTCACCTCTTTGGAAAGGAG GTGGTGTTGCCAAAGGTCCTCGAGGCCCAAAAACCTATTTTTTCATGCTGCCGTTCTTCTCCAGGGTCAAGGGGCTTATAACGGCATTGTCAACCAAGTTTGCTCAG GATGACCTCAAGATTGTTGATTCCCTAGACCTGCCTTCGGATGACCCAAAG TTCCTAGAGGAACTCGTAGATGAGAGGATATGGGGACCTTCCGTACTTTTTGTCGACGA CACGGACTATGTGCCCAAGAATATTGCATTGGCTTGTGACGAAATCAAGCACATGAATATTATGCCAGTATATG GATTGAATGTCTACAGCATGCTAAAGCACGACACGCTGGTGATCACACTATCTGCTTTGGAGAAGATTGAAGAGAGATTACTTTTCCATCTGAACAGAACAGACGTAAGGGAAGCCATGTCCAGACTAAGAAAacctcgtctttga